One stretch of Cololabis saira isolate AMF1-May2022 chromosome 15, fColSai1.1, whole genome shotgun sequence DNA includes these proteins:
- the poc1bl gene encoding polypeptide N-acetylgalactosaminyltransferase 4 isoform X1 produces the protein MRGRCSRKLGVLAKAGFLLWLLWLGYLLLARSSFPSSSSAQEEDGERSVLVGRLSLDESGTDGQLARPVYVKPAPDSNAAGEMGRATHLNLSPDEKKQEQEAVERYAINIFVSDKISLHRHIQDNRMNECRNKKFDYRHLPTTSVIIAFYNEALSTLLRTIHSVLETTPAILLREIILIDDYSDRVYLKTQLAEYISNLQRVRLIRTNKREGLVRARLIGATYATGDVLTFLDCHCECVPGWIEPLLERIAENASTIVCPVIDTIDWNTFEFYMQTDEPMIGGFDWRLTFQWHSVPEVERKRRKSRIDPIRSPTMAGGLFAVSKAYFEYLGTYDMGMEVWGGENLELSFRVWQCGGSLEIHPCSHVGHVFPKKAPYARPNFLQNTVRAAEVWMDSYKHHFYNRNPPARKETYGDISERLLLREKLKCNSFDWYLRNIYPELHVPEDREDWHGAVRNSGIQSECLDYNAPEHNPTGAHLSLFGCHGQGGNQYFEYTSQKEIRFNSVTELCAEVTEGQASIGMRHCPRDWENKPPSIIWEFRSDGTIYHPHSDTCVTAYRTTEGRTDAQMRRCKPGDKNQLWKFER, from the exons ATGAGGGGGCGCTGTTCTCGAAAACTAGGCGTGCTGGCCAAGGCCGGGTTCTTGCTGTGGCTGCTGTGGCTGGGCTATCTTCTGCTGGCGCGCTCTTCTTTCCCCTCGTCTTCCTCGGCGCAGGAAGAAGATGGAGAGCGCAGTGTTCTGGTGGGGAGGCTGTCTCTGGACGAGAGTGGGACGGATGGACAGCTGGCCAGGCCCGTCTACGTCAAACCGGCACCGGACAGCAATGCGGCGGGGGAGATGGGTCGGGCCACTCACCTCAACCTCAGCCCCGACGAAAAGAAGCAGGAGCAAGAAGCCGTGGAGCGCTACGCTATCAACATCTTCGTCAGTGACAAAATTTCCCTCCACCGGCACATCCAAGACAACAGGATGAATGA ATGCCGGAATAAGAAGTTTGACTACCGACATTTACCTACCACCTCTGTGATCATAGCCTTCTACAACGAGGCCCTGTCCACGCTGCTGAGGACTATTCACAGCGTGCTGGAGACCACGCCCGCCATCCTGTTGAGAGAGATCATCCTTATTGATGACTACAGCGACCGAG TGTACCTGAAAACGCAGCTGGCTGAATACATCAGTAACCTGCAGCGCGTGCGTCTCATTCGGACCAACAAAAGGGAGGGGCTGGTGCGCGCTCGCCTCATCGGCGCCACCTACGCCACAGGTGACGTTCTGACCTTCCTGGACTGCCACTGCGAGTGCGTCCCTGGCTGGATTGAGCCGCTGCTGGAAAG GATCGCCGAGAACGCCAGTACCATAGTGTGCCCGGTGATCGACACCATCGACTGGAACACCTTTGAGTTTTACATGCAAACAGATGAGCCGATGATCGGGGGATTCGACTGGAGACTCACCTTTCAGTGGCACTCCGTCCCCGAAGTGGAGCGCAAGAGGCGCAAGTCTCGCATTGACCCCATCAG GTCTCCTACCATGGCAGGGGGATTATTTGCCGTGAGCAAAGCCTACTTTGAGTACCTTGGCACATATGACATGGGTATGGAGGTGTGGGGAGGAGAAAACCTGGAGCTCTCTTTCAGG GTGTGGCAGTGTGGGGGGAGTCTGGAGATTCATCCCTGTTCTCACGTGGGCCACGTGTTCCCCAAAAAGGCGCCCTACGCGCGGCCCAACTTCCTCCAGAATACGGTTCGAGCCGCGGAGGTGTGGATGGACTCTTACAAACATCACTTCTACAACAGGAATCCTCCGGCCAGGAAG GAGACCTATGGCGATATCTCAGAGCGCCTGCTGCTGAGAGAGAAGCTGAAATGCAACAGTTTCGACTGGTATCTGAGGAACATCTACCCTGAGTTGCACGTACCCGAGGACAGGGAGGACTGGCATGGAGCT GTACGTAACTCAGGGATACAATCAGAGTGTCTTGATTACAACGCTCCGGAGCACAACCCCACAGGTGCCCACCTTTCCCTGTTTGGCTGCCACGGCCAGGGAGGCAATCAG TACTTTGAATACACTTCTCAGAAGGAGATCCGTTTCAACTCCGTGACGGAGCTGTGCGCCGAGGTAACCGAAGGACAGGCCTCTATTGGGATGAGGCACTGCCCCCGTGACTGGGAGAACAAGCCTCCCAGTATCATCTGGGAGTTCAGAAGT GACGGGACCATTTACCATCCTCACTCGGACACGTGCGTGACTGCCTACCGCACCACGGAGGGTCGCACCGACGCCCAGATGAGACGCTGTAAACCTGGCGACAAAAACCAGCTGTGGAAGTTTGAGCGATAG
- the poc1bl gene encoding polypeptide N-acetylgalactosaminyltransferase 4 isoform X2, producing MTFYNEALSTLLRTIHSVLETTPAILLREIILIDDYSDRVYLKTQLAEYISNLQRVRLIRTNKREGLVRARLIGATYATGDVLTFLDCHCECVPGWIEPLLERIAENASTIVCPVIDTIDWNTFEFYMQTDEPMIGGFDWRLTFQWHSVPEVERKRRKSRIDPIRSPTMAGGLFAVSKAYFEYLGTYDMGMEVWGGENLELSFRVWQCGGSLEIHPCSHVGHVFPKKAPYARPNFLQNTVRAAEVWMDSYKHHFYNRNPPARKETYGDISERLLLREKLKCNSFDWYLRNIYPELHVPEDREDWHGAVRNSGIQSECLDYNAPEHNPTGAHLSLFGCHGQGGNQYFEYTSQKEIRFNSVTELCAEVTEGQASIGMRHCPRDWENKPPSIIWEFRSDGTIYHPHSDTCVTAYRTTEGRTDAQMRRCKPGDKNQLWKFER from the exons ATGA CCTTCTACAACGAGGCCCTGTCCACGCTGCTGAGGACTATTCACAGCGTGCTGGAGACCACGCCCGCCATCCTGTTGAGAGAGATCATCCTTATTGATGACTACAGCGACCGAG TGTACCTGAAAACGCAGCTGGCTGAATACATCAGTAACCTGCAGCGCGTGCGTCTCATTCGGACCAACAAAAGGGAGGGGCTGGTGCGCGCTCGCCTCATCGGCGCCACCTACGCCACAGGTGACGTTCTGACCTTCCTGGACTGCCACTGCGAGTGCGTCCCTGGCTGGATTGAGCCGCTGCTGGAAAG GATCGCCGAGAACGCCAGTACCATAGTGTGCCCGGTGATCGACACCATCGACTGGAACACCTTTGAGTTTTACATGCAAACAGATGAGCCGATGATCGGGGGATTCGACTGGAGACTCACCTTTCAGTGGCACTCCGTCCCCGAAGTGGAGCGCAAGAGGCGCAAGTCTCGCATTGACCCCATCAG GTCTCCTACCATGGCAGGGGGATTATTTGCCGTGAGCAAAGCCTACTTTGAGTACCTTGGCACATATGACATGGGTATGGAGGTGTGGGGAGGAGAAAACCTGGAGCTCTCTTTCAGG GTGTGGCAGTGTGGGGGGAGTCTGGAGATTCATCCCTGTTCTCACGTGGGCCACGTGTTCCCCAAAAAGGCGCCCTACGCGCGGCCCAACTTCCTCCAGAATACGGTTCGAGCCGCGGAGGTGTGGATGGACTCTTACAAACATCACTTCTACAACAGGAATCCTCCGGCCAGGAAG GAGACCTATGGCGATATCTCAGAGCGCCTGCTGCTGAGAGAGAAGCTGAAATGCAACAGTTTCGACTGGTATCTGAGGAACATCTACCCTGAGTTGCACGTACCCGAGGACAGGGAGGACTGGCATGGAGCT GTACGTAACTCAGGGATACAATCAGAGTGTCTTGATTACAACGCTCCGGAGCACAACCCCACAGGTGCCCACCTTTCCCTGTTTGGCTGCCACGGCCAGGGAGGCAATCAG TACTTTGAATACACTTCTCAGAAGGAGATCCGTTTCAACTCCGTGACGGAGCTGTGCGCCGAGGTAACCGAAGGACAGGCCTCTATTGGGATGAGGCACTGCCCCCGTGACTGGGAGAACAAGCCTCCCAGTATCATCTGGGAGTTCAGAAGT GACGGGACCATTTACCATCCTCACTCGGACACGTGCGTGACTGCCTACCGCACCACGGAGGGTCGCACCGACGCCCAGATGAGACGCTGTAAACCTGGCGACAAAAACCAGCTGTGGAAGTTTGAGCGATAG